The proteins below are encoded in one region of Desulfovibrio sp. X2:
- a CDS encoding DsrE family protein has translation MSKFLFVLSRGPEDPTRAVRCFQLAKIATDKGHDTTVFLVDDAVYLANLGLAENMKAPTGDALIGYLQTVREKGSILVCKPCAAARMIAEDDLPSGFTISTGPTLIDLAAEAKVFSF, from the coding sequence ATGTCCAAGTTCCTCTTCGTCCTTTCGCGCGGCCCCGAGGACCCGACCCGCGCCGTGCGCTGCTTCCAGCTGGCGAAGATCGCCACGGACAAGGGCCACGACACGACCGTCTTCCTGGTGGACGACGCCGTGTACCTGGCCAACCTCGGCCTCGCCGAGAACATGAAGGCCCCCACGGGCGACGCCCTCATCGGGTACCTGCAGACCGTGCGCGAGAAGGGCAGCATCCTCGTGTGCAAGCCCTGCGCCGCGGCCCGCATGATCGCCGAGGACGACCTGCCCTCGGGCTTCACCATCTCCACCGGCCCCACCCTCATCGACCTCGCGGCCGAGGCGAAGGTCTTTTCCTTCTAG
- a CDS encoding DUF1848 domain-containing protein translates to MEWRKDQITINDLTASAIAPEIISASRSTDIPAFYSKWFFNRLKAGYSKWINPFNRRSQFISYKNVRAVIFWSKNPKPLLPYLHILEENEIGYYIHFTVNDYEEENLEPSVPPLASRVETFKTISEKIGPDRVIWRFDPLILTKSIDANKLLKKIKNVGDILHGYTSRLVFSFADVCNYKKVQNNLKRQNIIHKDFTLSDIEHLSSGISSLCSGWGMPAFTCGESIDLSEFGIQHNKCIDDSLILKITNNHPDILKLFGMDTNSQLSLFEHVAKEKNLKDQGQRNECGCIISKDIGQYNTCPHKCVYCYANTSDTVVAKNIKSFSPDGESIILE, encoded by the coding sequence ATGGAATGGCGAAAAGATCAGATAACAATTAATGATCTGACGGCAAGTGCCATTGCCCCGGAAATAATCTCTGCAAGTCGATCAACAGATATTCCTGCCTTTTATTCCAAGTGGTTCTTCAATCGTCTAAAAGCTGGTTATTCAAAATGGATTAACCCTTTCAACAGAAGGTCACAGTTCATATCTTATAAAAATGTACGTGCTGTTATTTTTTGGAGTAAAAATCCAAAACCTCTTTTACCCTACCTTCATATCCTTGAAGAAAATGAAATTGGATATTATATCCACTTCACAGTAAACGACTATGAGGAAGAAAATTTAGAACCAAGTGTTCCTCCATTAGCTTCACGAGTTGAAACGTTTAAAACCATTTCTGAAAAAATTGGCCCAGACCGAGTAATATGGAGATTTGATCCGCTTATTCTTACAAAATCTATCGACGCAAACAAACTCCTCAAGAAAATAAAAAACGTTGGAGACATCTTGCACGGCTATACATCAAGGCTTGTTTTCAGTTTTGCAGACGTTTGTAACTACAAAAAGGTTCAAAATAATTTGAAACGGCAAAATATCATCCATAAAGACTTTACTTTATCAGATATTGAACACCTGTCGTCTGGAATATCCAGTCTTTGTTCTGGCTGGGGCATGCCAGCATTTACTTGCGGCGAAAGTATCGATTTGTCGGAATTTGGTATCCAACACAACAAATGTATCGATGATAGTCTTATCTTAAAAATAACAAACAACCATCCGGATATTCTTAAACTCTTCGGGATGGACACAAATAGCCAGTTAAGTTTATTCGAACATGTGGCTAAAGAAAAAAATTTAAAAGACCAAGGACAAAGAAACGAGTGTGGTTGTATAATAAGCAAAGATATAGGGCAATATAATACATGCCCACACAAATGCGTTTATTGCTACGCAAATACTTCAGATACCGTCGTCGCCAAAAATATCAAATCTTTTTCTCCTGACGGTGAATCTATCATTCTTGAATGA